The following coding sequences lie in one Maylandia zebra isolate NMK-2024a linkage group LG14, Mzebra_GT3a, whole genome shotgun sequence genomic window:
- the srprb gene encoding signal recognition particle receptor subunit beta yields MEAHSTGGNVGEKADVEMAGSPFEPYIESLRQQLEEQDPVFLIGVIVALAVVVITCVFLKYFLTSKTVRTSVLLVGLCDSGKTLLFSRLLSGKFKRTQTSITDSSAPYKAKNDRGSTWTLIDLPGHDSLRPQYLEKFKSAARAIVFVVDSAIFQKEVRDVAEFLYVLLTDAVITRNAPALVVACNKQDITMAKSAKLIQQQLEKELNTLRVTRSAALSSQDGSVGGSMYLGKKGKDFEFSQLPMKVEFVECSARGSKGEDGGDADMELLEKALAKL; encoded by the exons ATGGAAGCACACAGCACCGGTGGAAACGTGGGAGAGAAAGCAGACGTGGAGATGGCAGGATCTCCGTTTGAACCTTACATCGAGTCCCTGCGGCAGCAGCTGGAAGAGCAGGACCCGGTCTTCCTGATCGGAGTTATCGTCGCTTTGGCGGTGGTTGTTATCACCTGTG tctttCTGAAGTACTTCCTCACCAGTAAGACTGTGCGCACCTCCGTGCTCCTGGTGGGGCTGTGTGACTCGGGGAAAACCCTGCTCTTCAGCCGG CTGCTGTCTGGAAAGTTCAAGCGGACACAGACCTccatcactgacagcagtgctccATACAAAGCCAAAAATGACAGG GGCAGCACCTGGACTCTCATAGACCTGCCAGGCCACGACAGCCTCCGTCCTCAGTACCTGGAGAAGTTCAAGTCCGCGGCCAG AGCGATTGTGTTTGTAGTGGACAGCGCGATCTTCCAGAAGGAAGTGAGAGACGTGGCCGAGTTCTTGTACGTGTTATTGACGGACGCCGTGATCACCAGAAACGCCCCGGCTCTCGTGGTGGCGTGCAACAAACAAG ACATCACCATGGCAAAATCTGCTAAACTGATTCAGCAGCAGCTGGAAAAGGAGCT GAATACCTTGAGAGTGACTCGCTCGGCAGCACTGAGTTCTCAGGACGGCTCCGTAGGCGGCAGCATGTACCTGGGCAAAAAAGGCAAAGACTTTGAGTTCAGCCAGCTGCCCATGAAGGTGGAGTTTGTGGAGTGCAGCGCCCGCGGGAGCAAGGGTGAAGACGGGGGGGATGCAGACATGGAGTTGCTGGAGAAGGCCCTGGCCAAACTGTAA
- the wdr53 gene encoding WD repeat-containing protein 53, translating to MARQWSEGHSTSILCVGVSMGPETLIASGSEGGEVTVWSQEGTIVGRITLSGEEDSTSVVFSPSAPNQLFVAHGDAVSVLDPRSLKGPVEEYQAAGEEEINALALNETSSALAVADDSGAVRVLEVPGGKVCRTLRRHTNICSSVAFRPHRPNNLVSAGLDMQVMLWGLQKTRPLWTLNLQDVAEEEGDQQQRPGQLFNPPLAHCVSVSSCGNILGCAAEDGRVHLMRIGSGSKLEQHGAFKAHSQGASQAHFVNFLSHPYWLITGGNDSQVALWDLSKHPVVAPEGKIQKTAPHRRKGKSKAKRKEQSQEKTKTDAQKDEAEGSDEAGAAGSAEEVTEDKSGPKLSISHGDKVNWLCPTVLKGEPSVIVADQSSSLTVYPLS from the exons ATGGCCAGGCAGTGGTCTGAGGGCCACTCCACTTCCATTCTCTGTGTAGGGGTGTCTATGGGCCCTGAAACTCTCATTGCTTCAGGCTCTGAGGGTGGAGAGGTCACAGTGTGGAGCCAGGAGGGCACCATCGTAGGCCGCATCACTCTTTCTGGTGAAGAAGACAGCACAAGCGTTGTGTTCTCACCTTCAGCTCCAAACCAGCTGTTTGTAGCACATGGAGATGCAGTTAGTGTGCTTGACCCAAGGAGCCTGAAGGGTCCCGTAGAGGAGTATcaggctgcaggggaggaggagATCAACGCTTTAGCACTGAATGAGACCAGTTCGGCCCTGGCTGTGGCGGATGATTCCGGGGCTGTGCGGGTGTTGGAGGTTCCTGGAGGAAAAGTTTGCAGGACTCTGCGCAGACACACCAACATCTGCTCCTCTGTTGCTTTTCGGCCTCACAGGCCCAACAACCTGGTGTCTGCCGGACTCGACATGCAG GTGATGCTGTGGGGTCTGCAGAAGACCCGCCCTCTGTGGACCCTCAACCTTCAGGATGTGGCAGAGGAGGAAGGCGACCAGCAGCAGCGACCTGGTCAGCTCTTCAACCCGCCGCTGGCCCACTGCGTTTCTGTCTCGAGCTGTGGAAATATTTTGGGGTGCGCAGCAGAGGACGGGCGGGTACACCTGATGCGGATCGGGAGCGGCTCAAAACTGGAGCAGCACGGAGCGTTTAAAGCCCACAGCCAGGGAGCCTCGCAAGCCCACTTTGTTAACTTCCTCTCCCATCCATACTGGCTCATCACTGGTGGAAATGACAGCCAGGTTGCATTATGGGACCTCAGCAAGCACCCAGTGGTGGCTCCAGAGGGGAAAATTCAAAAGACAGCACCCCATCGAAGGAAGGGTAAGAGCAAAGCAAAGAGGAAGGAGCAGTCCCAGGAGAAAACAAAGACTGATGCACAGAAGGATGAGGCTGAGGGGAGCGATGAAGCAGGAGCAGCAGGAAGTGCAGAGGAGGTGACGGAGGATAAGTCTGGGCCTAAACTGAGCATCAGCCATGGGGACAAGGTGAACTGGCTGTGTCCTACTGTGCTGAAAGGAGAACCAAGTGTGATAGTTGCAGATCAGAGCTCCAGTCTGACAGTCTACCCTCTCTCTTAA
- the neu4 gene encoding sialidase-4, protein MRSPYFPARSVLFHKEPNGVTYRVPALLYLPRSRSFLAFCEERLSPSDSQAHLLVVRKGTFYRSYVEWEDIRVLGTAFLPGHRSMNPCPVYDEFTGTLFLFFIAVLGHTSESYQLVTGKNVTRLCYVSSTDDGDTWSPVTDLTKKVIGDTIKEWATFALGPGHGIQLKSGRLLIPAYAYHIECKECFGHLCQTTPHSFCFHSDTHGRTWRFGEAVPGPETVECQMVSVDEEDGTNVLYCNARSPLGYRVQALSLDDGAVFQEGQLVQRLVEPRNGCHGSIIGFPAPLNLCQSLSNDLQRPVRLSRHWTSCTTESSLSKSSTSSVAFSVSANSSSTTSSIPPPHEAPPDFLTPTWVVYSHPTWTTARKNLGLFLSLFPRDPDSWRGPWVIYDGPSAYSDLAYLELSPSPGAPPAVAFACLFECGTKTAYDEICFSIFTLYELIDNLPRDVWLETNNEGHRKQQGGSCRHDAQSAAVSQQVTPVKKRRKKSKLAEMCSVS, encoded by the exons ATGAGGTCGCCATATTTTCCAGCCAGATCTGTGCTTTTCCACAAGGAGCCGAACGGAGTGACGTACAGAGTCCCAGCTCTGCTCTACCTGCCCCGCTCCAGATCCTTTCTGGCTTTCTGTGAGGAGAGGCTCAGCCCGTCCGACTCTCAGGCTCACCTGCTGGTCGTGAGGAAAGGCACTTTCTACAGGAGCTATGTGGAA TGGGAGGACATCCGTGTTCTGGGCACTGCTTTCCTGCCAGGCCACCGATCCATGAACCCGTGCCCGGTCTACGATGAGTTCACGGGCACTCTCTTTCTGTTCTTCATCGCTGTTCTGGGTCACACCTCAGAGTCCTATCAGCTGGTGACAGGGAAGAACGTGACCAGACTGTGCTACGTCTCCAGCACTGATGATGGCGACACCTGGAGTCCCGTCACCGACCTCACCAAGAAGGTCATAGGAGACACTATTAAAG AATGGGCCACCTTCGCTCTCGGCCCGGGCCACGGCATCCAGCTGAAGTCGGGCCGTTTGCTCATTCCTGCCTACGCCTACCACATCGAGTGCAAAGAGTGCTTCGGCCACCTCTGCCAGACCACTCCCCACTCATTCTGCTTTCACAGTGACACCCACGGGAGAACCTGGCGCTTTGGAGAGGCGGTCCCAGGACCAGAGACCGTGGAGTGTCAGATGGTGTCTGTGGACGAAGAGGATGGGACTAACGTGTTATACTGTAATGCTCGAAGCCCTCTCGGGTACAGAGTGCAGGCCCTCAGTCTGGATGATGGAGCCGTGTTTCAGGAGGGGCAGCTGGTGCAGCGGTTGGTGGAGCCTCGAAATGGTTGTCATGGGAGTATTATTGGATTTCCTGCCCCGTTAAATCTGTGTCAGAGTCTTAGCAACGATTTACAGCGACCTGTACGGCTCTCCAGACACTGGACATCCTGCACCACAGAGTCCAGTCTCTCCAAGTCGAGTACCAGCTCTGTAGCCTTTTCAGTGTCAGCAAACAGCTCCAGCACCACCAGCTCCATCCCACCTCCTCATGAAGCCCCTCCGGATTTCCTGACTCCTACGTGGGTAGTATATTCCCACCCAACATGGACGACTGCACGCAAAAACCTGGGCTTGTTCCTCAGCCTTTTCCCCCGTGATCCAGACAGCTGGCGTGGCCCCTGGGTGATCTATGATGGGCCGAGCGCATACTCTGACCTGGCCTACCTGGAGCTGTCACCCTCACCTGGAGCCCCACCTGCTGTGGCCTTCGCCTGCCTGTTTGAGTGTGGTACCAAAACAGCTTACGACGAAATCTGCTTCAGCATCTTCACCCTCTACGAGCTCATCGATAATCTGCCCCGGGACGTCTGGCTGGAAACAAACAACGAAGGACACAGAAAACAGCAGGGGGGGAGCTGTAGACATGATGCTCAAAGTGCAGCAGTTTCCCAACAGGTGACTCctgtgaagaagaggaggaagaagagcaaGCTGGCTGAGATGTGCTCTGTGTCTTAA
- the lxn gene encoding latexin isoform X1, which translates to MRLVVVLAVLMGVSGIPDVTISPPTASADTSAHPNSIPETADESEQIKARTEEGAEEDVMATGELNPNHYPARRAAQVVQHYLNTRYGSPFRLIGVQTVHSGNAEDVADSGRKYQLELSVNDIITNTTQTCSAELFFPKGKGQQPPEVKASHEELLKIDIKAQEEALYQKYKTNQTLMSAQYLPDSHGHIEPDMKPFWHLGILASSFIMLNESTENTLYNVAQVANITQLTTEEDHLEFDCHTLLHEMVSQEIIHWKMLFTWSPAEGVKVVQMKRLPHRHEREKSPKTN; encoded by the exons ATGAGGCTCGTCGTCGTTCTGGCTGTGTTAATGGGAGTAAGTGGGATTCCCGACGTGACAATCAGCCCTCCGACTGCCTCAGCGGACACGTCAGCTCATCCCAACAGCATACCTGAGACGGCGGATGAATCTGAGCAG ATAAAGGCACGGACAGAGGAGGGAGCCGAGGAGGATGTGATGGCAACTGGCGAGCTGAACCCAAATCACTACCCTGCCAGGAGGGCAGCTCAGGTGGTCCAACACTACCTCAACACCCGGTACGGTTCACCATTCAGGCTGATCGGAGTGCAGACGGTCCACAGTGGGAACGCAGAG GATGTGGCAGACTCCGGAAGAAAGTATCAGCTGGAGCTCTCGGTGAATGATATCATAACCAAT ACTACACAGACTTGCTCTGCagagcttttctttccaaaaggAAAAGGGCAACAGCCACCTGAAGTCAAAGCCTCGCATGAGGAGCTCCTTAAAATTGACATTAAAGCTCAAGAAGAGGCTCTATACCAAAAATACAAGACCAACCAAACCCTGATGTCTGCACAGTACTTACCAG ACAGCCACGGTCACATCGAGCCCGACATGAAGCCTTTTTGGCATCTGGGCATTCTGGCCTCCAGCTTCATCATGCTGAATGAATCCACTGAAAACACTCTGTACAACGTGGCTCAGGTGGCCAACATCACTCAGCTG ACAACTGAGGAGGACCACCTGGAGTTTGACTGTCACACACTGCTGCATGAAATGGTGTCCCAG GAAATCATTCACTGGAAGATGCTGTTTACCTGGTCTCCTGCAGAGGGGGTTAAAGTGGTGCAGATGAAGCGGCTGCCTCACCGCCATGAAAGGGAAAAATCTCCAAAGACTAACTAA
- the lxn gene encoding latexin isoform X2 translates to MATGELNPNHYPARRAAQVVQHYLNTRYGSPFRLIGVQTVHSGNAEDVADSGRKYQLELSVNDIITNTTQTCSAELFFPKGKGQQPPEVKASHEELLKIDIKAQEEALYQKYKTNQTLMSAQYLPDSHGHIEPDMKPFWHLGILASSFIMLNESTENTLYNVAQVANITQLTTEEDHLEFDCHTLLHEMVSQEIIHWKMLFTWSPAEGVKVVQMKRLPHRHEREKSPKTN, encoded by the exons ATGGCAACTGGCGAGCTGAACCCAAATCACTACCCTGCCAGGAGGGCAGCTCAGGTGGTCCAACACTACCTCAACACCCGGTACGGTTCACCATTCAGGCTGATCGGAGTGCAGACGGTCCACAGTGGGAACGCAGAG GATGTGGCAGACTCCGGAAGAAAGTATCAGCTGGAGCTCTCGGTGAATGATATCATAACCAAT ACTACACAGACTTGCTCTGCagagcttttctttccaaaaggAAAAGGGCAACAGCCACCTGAAGTCAAAGCCTCGCATGAGGAGCTCCTTAAAATTGACATTAAAGCTCAAGAAGAGGCTCTATACCAAAAATACAAGACCAACCAAACCCTGATGTCTGCACAGTACTTACCAG ACAGCCACGGTCACATCGAGCCCGACATGAAGCCTTTTTGGCATCTGGGCATTCTGGCCTCCAGCTTCATCATGCTGAATGAATCCACTGAAAACACTCTGTACAACGTGGCTCAGGTGGCCAACATCACTCAGCTG ACAACTGAGGAGGACCACCTGGAGTTTGACTGTCACACACTGCTGCATGAAATGGTGTCCCAG GAAATCATTCACTGGAAGATGCTGTTTACCTGGTCTCCTGCAGAGGGGGTTAAAGTGGTGCAGATGAAGCGGCTGCCTCACCGCCATGAAAGGGAAAAATCTCCAAAGACTAACTAA